A single region of the Thermotoga profunda AZM34c06 genome encodes:
- a CDS encoding radical SAM protein, translating to MKIMKPAYLQLGSEELKKRVDILYKKMKSCDICPRKCRVNRLSGQIGACRVTNLPSVASYGPHFGEESFLVGQNGSGTIFFNGCNLSCIYCQNWTISQVHTDEEITIEQLANIMLKIQTIGCHNLNLVTPTHQIAMIIHALSIAIKDGLNIPIVYNCGGYESVETLQLLNGVVDIYMPDFKYGDDALALKYSGVHDYVKIATDALKEMYKQVGGLKIENTITMRGVFVRHLVLPNDISRTEKVFEIISSISTEIPVNVMNQYHPTYKAYNCPELSRRISQAEYMKAIEMAKRYGLTIIN from the coding sequence ATGAAAATCATGAAGCCGGCATATCTTCAATTGGGTTCTGAAGAGCTTAAGAAGCGCGTGGATATATTGTACAAAAAGATGAAGAGTTGTGATATATGTCCAAGAAAATGTCGCGTGAACAGACTAAGTGGTCAAATTGGTGCCTGTAGGGTTACCAATCTGCCTTCAGTTGCAAGTTATGGTCCTCATTTTGGTGAAGAAAGTTTTCTCGTTGGCCAGAATGGTTCTGGCACAATCTTTTTCAATGGATGTAACTTATCGTGTATCTACTGCCAGAATTGGACAATAAGCCAAGTTCATACTGATGAAGAAATAACAATAGAACAACTTGCTAATATCATGCTAAAGATTCAAACTATTGGTTGTCATAATTTGAATTTGGTGACTCCAACTCACCAAATTGCGATGATAATTCATGCATTATCAATTGCGATCAAAGATGGGTTAAACATACCAATTGTCTACAACTGTGGTGGATATGAATCAGTTGAAACTTTGCAGCTTTTAAATGGAGTAGTAGATATCTATATGCCTGATTTCAAATATGGAGATGATGCCTTGGCTCTGAAATACTCTGGTGTTCACGATTATGTCAAGATAGCAACAGATGCACTAAAGGAAATGTACAAACAAGTTGGCGGATTGAAAATAGAAAACACAATAACAATGCGTGGTGTTTTTGTAAGGCATCTTGTTCTACCAAACGACATATCAAGAACCGAGAAGGTATTTGAGATAATCTCATCTATAAGCACAGAAATACCAGTCAACGTGATGAATCAATATCACCCGACCTATAAAGCATATAATTGTCCCGAGTTATCAAGAAGGATTTCTCAAGCTGAATATATGAAAGCAATTGAGATGGCAAAAAGATATGGATTGACAATTATCAACTGA
- a CDS encoding molybdopterin biosynthesis protein, which translates to MVLERKIYLKKLDVTEALKQYKEKLYEKGFFIPKTEILPTIEALGRVLAKPVYANRSVPIYNSAAMDGIFVQSQDTVGATKTNPKTLSKGQFKFVNTGNLLEPPFDAVIMIENIHIIDDDHVQIFEPVPPFHNIRLVGEDLCEKDMIFTRYHRLKAYDLSLLLAAGVFEVEVIKKMKLIIIPTGNEIVPPEDAIYEGLIPETNSTLIANYLKELDVTVEVHKIVEDKYESILSILSQVCLSYDMVLINAGSSAGSFDYSYHVLNNLGEVVAHGLNIRPGKPTILAIVDGKPVVGLPGYPGSCFVVLEEIVKPIILEKYRTMPSNETFVEAISTRRLFSSISEDEVIRVNLSKVKDRYVFVPLKRGAATMESLAKMDGTIVIPKGIEVLDEGQKIFVKTCKSIEEVDRNILFIGSNDPLISILADLIKEKDFRLNLSITNVGSMGGLMAIAKSYAHIGGIHLLDLDSGEYNLPYLKKYLKDFVLVKFIKRNQGLIVQKSNPKRIRDLTDLTRKDVRFVNRQKASGTRILLDYHLSKLGIDGSQINGYDDEEFTHINLSLKIKKGLADVGLGVASAAQIMDLDFIPLFWEEYDLLILPQFTQDSRFELIMNLILSEDFRNNALTWQGYDFSNVGKIIRGDDFDPSGCNNSE; encoded by the coding sequence ATGGTTTTGGAAAGAAAAATATACCTAAAAAAACTCGATGTAACTGAGGCACTCAAACAATACAAGGAAAAACTTTACGAGAAGGGATTTTTCATCCCGAAAACAGAAATTTTGCCAACGATTGAAGCGCTTGGTAGGGTTCTTGCAAAACCAGTTTATGCAAACAGAAGTGTGCCAATCTATAACAGTGCTGCCATGGATGGGATATTTGTACAGAGCCAAGATACAGTTGGAGCCACTAAAACTAATCCAAAGACGCTTTCAAAGGGCCAATTCAAATTTGTGAACACTGGCAATCTCCTTGAACCACCTTTTGATGCGGTGATAATGATCGAGAATATTCACATAATTGATGATGACCATGTCCAGATCTTTGAGCCTGTACCACCATTTCACAACATACGCTTGGTGGGAGAAGACCTGTGCGAAAAAGATATGATTTTCACACGTTATCATCGACTTAAAGCTTATGATCTCTCCTTGTTATTGGCTGCAGGTGTCTTTGAAGTAGAAGTCATAAAGAAAATGAAATTGATAATCATTCCGACAGGAAATGAAATAGTCCCACCGGAAGATGCAATTTATGAAGGGCTCATTCCAGAGACAAATTCAACACTCATAGCAAATTATTTGAAAGAATTGGATGTGACTGTAGAAGTACACAAGATAGTAGAGGACAAATATGAATCGATATTATCAATCCTTTCGCAAGTGTGCTTGTCTTACGACATGGTCTTGATAAATGCCGGCTCTTCGGCAGGTAGTTTTGATTACTCTTATCATGTTTTGAATAATTTGGGTGAAGTCGTAGCACATGGATTGAATATAAGACCAGGAAAACCAACGATTTTGGCAATAGTGGATGGAAAACCTGTTGTTGGACTTCCTGGGTATCCTGGTTCTTGTTTCGTGGTTCTTGAGGAAATCGTCAAGCCCATAATTCTCGAAAAATACAGAACTATGCCGAGTAATGAAACTTTTGTAGAAGCTATCTCAACTCGTAGACTTTTTTCCTCTATTTCCGAAGATGAAGTCATAAGAGTCAATCTTTCAAAAGTAAAAGACAGATATGTATTTGTTCCACTCAAAAGAGGAGCTGCAACGATGGAATCACTCGCAAAAATGGACGGAACGATTGTTATACCGAAAGGAATAGAGGTATTAGACGAGGGTCAAAAGATATTTGTGAAAACCTGTAAATCTATTGAAGAAGTCGACAGAAACATACTTTTTATAGGAAGTAACGATCCACTCATATCTATTCTGGCAGACTTGATCAAAGAGAAAGATTTCAGATTGAACCTGAGTATAACAAATGTTGGTAGCATGGGTGGCTTGATGGCAATAGCCAAAAGCTATGCCCATATTGGTGGAATACATCTTTTGGATCTTGACTCTGGTGAATACAACCTTCCATATTTGAAAAAATATTTGAAAGATTTTGTGTTGGTGAAATTCATAAAACGCAATCAAGGCTTGATTGTACAAAAATCAAACCCAAAACGAATAAGAGATCTCACAGATTTAACACGAAAAGATGTGAGATTTGTCAACAGGCAAAAGGCTTCTGGCACCAGAATCTTGCTTGATTATCATCTTTCAAAACTTGGCATAGATGGATCACAAATAAACGGATACGATGATGAAGAGTTCACACACATAAATCTTTCATTGAAGATAAAAAAAGGTCTGGCAGATGTTGGGCTTGGTGTAGCATCTGCTGCACAGATCATGGATTTAGACTTCATTCCATTGTTTTGGGAAGAATATGATTTGTTAATTTTACCCCAGTTTACCCAAGATAGCCGATTTGAATTAATAATGAATTTGATACTTTCAGAAGATTTTCGCAACAATGCGTTGACATGGCAGGGGTATGATTTTTCAAATGTAGGTAAAATTATCAGAGGTGATGACTTTGATCCGAGCGGCTGTAATAACTCTGAGTGA
- a CDS encoding DUF4910 domain-containing protein: MIKEYEVFETMRFISSFHRARGSEEYKSLVHKIVEMLIQWGIDRKNIDVLEYPTGGVKYGNFESTMVWDLKDAELWLENPRIFINSFKACKTCVLFGSNSTNGWLSLKLVDENYQGDLSNKAVLISENPSKAFKKYVKTLGAKCLLVYYMRSQDESIGRIPEKMPNTVNYLSLPHTFEDSKYGAFGFSLTFNQFKLLKEFANKGYTVRMFIDSELKTGTLQVLRVRFSKNTKKKIGIVAHLCHPNPGANDNASGSALALHLCKELNNLQLDVDVDVLLLPEFYGSLPYAVQNNYDCVINLDMVGEDQLKTGATLLLHETPFLLPGYYDELLYESLMMCAPISSESYNKRFFRIKFKSGSDHVVFENFGAPSPFIGQWPDRYYHTSEDTPDKCDPGMFKWIGEAVLRTLKLSHDIPKHIKELSDSKVRAFLLNVENRPGAGLIKAMIERKNHISLVEPKKKIQPTKEGPLGYEWLDKIGDLSDKRYIIDLGEILNIGARYLNDYDACVTFASNYLCIDEKEVADVLDLLIKNDFIEHDT; this comes from the coding sequence ATGATCAAAGAGTATGAAGTATTCGAAACCATGAGATTCATATCATCTTTTCACAGAGCAAGGGGGAGTGAAGAATACAAAAGTCTCGTGCACAAGATAGTAGAAATGTTGATCCAATGGGGTATTGATAGAAAAAACATCGATGTACTTGAATACCCCACAGGTGGTGTGAAGTATGGTAATTTTGAATCAACGATGGTTTGGGATTTAAAAGATGCTGAATTGTGGCTTGAAAATCCCAGGATTTTTATAAATTCTTTCAAGGCTTGTAAAACCTGCGTTCTCTTTGGGAGTAATTCAACAAATGGTTGGCTATCGCTGAAATTGGTCGATGAAAACTATCAAGGAGATCTATCAAATAAAGCCGTGCTCATCAGTGAAAACCCTTCAAAGGCTTTCAAAAAATATGTCAAGACACTGGGAGCAAAGTGCCTTCTTGTCTATTACATGAGATCTCAAGATGAATCGATAGGTAGAATACCTGAAAAAATGCCCAATACTGTGAATTATCTTTCTTTGCCCCATACTTTTGAAGATAGCAAATATGGAGCCTTTGGTTTTTCACTTACCTTTAATCAATTCAAACTACTCAAGGAATTTGCCAACAAAGGATATACAGTTAGAATGTTCATAGATAGCGAATTGAAAACAGGCACATTACAAGTCCTTCGTGTGAGATTTTCCAAAAACACCAAAAAGAAGATCGGTATAGTGGCACATCTATGCCATCCGAATCCTGGAGCGAATGATAATGCATCAGGGTCGGCTTTGGCGCTGCATCTTTGTAAAGAATTGAATAATTTGCAACTCGATGTTGATGTAGACGTGTTGCTTTTACCAGAATTCTATGGAAGCCTTCCATATGCAGTTCAAAATAACTACGATTGCGTTATAAATTTGGATATGGTTGGAGAAGATCAACTAAAAACCGGAGCTACTTTGTTACTTCATGAGACTCCTTTTCTATTGCCCGGCTATTATGATGAGCTTTTATACGAATCTTTAATGATGTGCGCCCCAATTAGCTCAGAATCTTACAACAAGAGATTCTTCAGAATTAAATTTAAAAGTGGATCAGACCATGTCGTCTTCGAGAATTTTGGTGCTCCATCACCATTCATTGGTCAATGGCCTGATAGATATTATCACACCAGCGAAGACACGCCAGATAAGTGTGATCCAGGTATGTTCAAATGGATCGGTGAAGCTGTGCTACGCACCTTAAAACTCTCGCACGATATACCAAAACATATAAAAGAATTGTCTGATTCCAAAGTAAGGGCCTTCCTATTGAATGTAGAAAATCGTCCCGGAGCAGGTTTGATCAAAGCAATGATCGAAAGAAAGAATCACATCTCCTTGGTTGAACCCAAAAAGAAAATACAACCCACTAAAGAGGGACCACTTGGTTATGAATGGCTGGATAAAATTGGTGATCTTTCTGACAAAAGATACATAATTGATTTAGGAGAAATATTAAATATTGGTGCAAGATATTTGAATGACTATGATGCGTGCGTAACATTCGCTTCAAATTATTTGTGCATTGATGAAAAAGAAGTAGCAGATGTACTTGATCTACTGATAAAAAATGATTTCATAGAACATGATACTTGA
- a CDS encoding ABC transporter ATP-binding protein gives MNQKILEIEDLSVKFFTSDGIVNAVDHVTFSIEKEEVLGLVGESGCGKSVTSLAIMRLLPIPPAKITSGKIIFNGENLLEKSESEMRQIRGNVVSMIFQEPMTSLNPVITIGKQIAEAIVVHQNISREEAKKRAIEMLKVVGIPNPEKRYDDYPHQMSGGMRQRVMIAMALSCNPKLLIADEPTTALDVTVQAQILDLMTQLKEKFGMSLLLITHDLGVIAEMCDRVLVMYAGQIVEEASCMDLFDNPLHPYTVGLLKSIPRLEPGKQPLHTIEGNVPNAIELPSGCRFHPRCSEAIEICTQKTPALITINSNRKVRCFLRGSTLEE, from the coding sequence ATGAATCAAAAGATTCTTGAGATTGAAGATCTTTCTGTAAAATTTTTTACGAGTGATGGAATAGTCAATGCAGTTGATCACGTGACTTTTTCGATAGAAAAAGAAGAAGTTCTTGGTTTGGTTGGTGAATCTGGTTGTGGTAAATCCGTAACGTCACTTGCAATTATGAGATTGTTGCCCATACCACCGGCTAAGATCACATCTGGCAAGATCATTTTCAATGGAGAGAATTTACTCGAAAAATCAGAGTCTGAGATGAGACAAATTAGGGGTAATGTGGTATCGATGATCTTTCAAGAACCAATGACATCGCTCAATCCAGTTATAACGATCGGAAAACAAATAGCCGAGGCAATTGTCGTGCATCAAAATATCAGTAGAGAAGAAGCAAAGAAAAGAGCCATTGAAATGCTTAAAGTAGTTGGTATCCCAAACCCAGAGAAGCGCTACGACGATTATCCACATCAAATGTCTGGTGGAATGCGCCAAAGAGTTATGATTGCAATGGCTCTGTCGTGCAATCCAAAGTTGTTGATAGCAGATGAACCCACAACAGCCCTTGATGTAACAGTACAAGCACAGATATTGGATCTGATGACTCAATTGAAAGAAAAGTTCGGAATGAGTCTTCTTTTGATCACTCATGATCTTGGTGTAATTGCCGAGATGTGTGACAGAGTTCTTGTGATGTATGCAGGTCAAATAGTTGAAGAAGCTTCCTGTATGGATCTCTTTGACAATCCATTGCACCCATATACAGTAGGCTTACTCAAATCTATACCGAGGCTTGAACCAGGAAAGCAACCACTTCACACCATAGAAGGTAATGTACCCAATGCAATAGAACTCCCTTCTGGATGTAGATTTCATCCAAGATGTAGTGAAGCTATAGAAATCTGTACTCAAAAAACACCAGCGTTGATAACTATTAATTCGAACAGGAAAGTCAGATGCTTTCTAAGAGGTTCCACTTTAGAGGAGTGA
- a CDS encoding ABC transporter permease, producing the protein MAEKKSVSIYKDAYKRLKRNKPAIFGLVFIIIIVFVAIFAPLLAPADPNKIDLQNRLKPSGSPSRICKNGVYLLGSDEYGRDILSRLLYGARVSLMIGVVTQLITTIIGVIIGALAGYYGGAIDMIMMRVADMLFAFPDLLFYIGMMFALGPGIVNMFIALSVIGWAGKARLVRSQVIALKETEFVEAAKAQGLSDFRIITKHILPNCMGPIIVSVSIGIPGSILAEAGLSFLGLGILPPTASWGNMIRSASSYLRIQPWYAVWPGLVLMLTTFAFNLLGDGLRDALDPRLKQ; encoded by the coding sequence GTGGCTGAAAAGAAATCCGTCTCGATATACAAAGATGCATATAAAAGATTGAAAAGGAACAAGCCAGCGATCTTTGGCCTTGTGTTTATAATAATAATTGTGTTTGTCGCTATCTTTGCACCACTTCTTGCTCCTGCTGACCCAAACAAAATAGATCTACAGAACCGTTTAAAACCAAGTGGTTCACCTTCGAGAATATGTAAGAATGGGGTTTACTTGCTTGGCTCAGATGAATATGGAAGAGATATTCTCTCACGATTGTTGTATGGTGCCAGAGTATCTTTAATGATAGGTGTTGTCACACAATTGATTACAACTATCATAGGTGTTATCATAGGTGCCTTGGCTGGTTATTATGGTGGGGCAATCGATATGATTATGATGAGAGTTGCTGATATGTTGTTCGCCTTCCCAGATTTGTTGTTCTACATAGGCATGATGTTCGCTCTTGGACCTGGTATCGTGAACATGTTTATTGCCCTATCGGTAATAGGCTGGGCCGGAAAGGCTCGATTGGTTAGGAGTCAAGTAATTGCTCTGAAAGAAACTGAGTTTGTCGAAGCAGCAAAGGCTCAAGGGTTATCGGATTTTAGAATTATCACCAAGCATATCCTTCCCAACTGCATGGGGCCGATTATAGTTTCTGTCTCTATAGGTATCCCTGGTTCTATCTTGGCAGAAGCAGGTCTTTCATTTTTGGGGCTTGGGATACTTCCACCAACGGCAAGTTGGGGTAACATGATAAGATCTGCGAGTTCTTATTTGAGAATCCAACCATGGTACGCTGTTTGGCCTGGTCTTGTGCTCATGCTGACAACCTTTGCTTTTAATCTTTTGGGCGATGGTCTACGCGATGCACTTGATCCCAGACTCAAACAGTAA
- a CDS encoding ABC transporter permease produces MIQYIVRRLIFSIPVVIGVTLITFILLNVVPGDPVLEMVGKYADPQTVNQIREQLGLNDPLVIQYLRFVFNAARGDLGKSFKTGLPVSKMIADAFPTTLKLALSAYLVAIILGVSVGIISAVKQYSFFDHSMMIVALAGISAPVFWVAVIAQLIFGLKLGWFPISGYYSVKHMILPAIVLGTRFAASIARYTRSALLDVIRQDYIRTARAKGLSERAVIFIHALKNAMIPVVTILGMQLSGLLTGSILTESVFAIPGLGRLSVWALSERDYPLVQGVVLFTAVIYILGNLIVDISYAFLNPRIRLQ; encoded by the coding sequence GTGATTCAGTACATAGTTAGGCGCCTTATTTTCTCGATTCCAGTAGTCATTGGAGTTACTTTGATAACCTTTATACTTTTGAATGTCGTTCCTGGTGATCCTGTACTTGAAATGGTAGGCAAATATGCAGATCCCCAGACTGTGAATCAGATAAGAGAGCAATTGGGATTGAATGACCCGTTAGTGATCCAATACTTGAGATTTGTATTCAATGCCGCTCGTGGAGATCTTGGAAAATCTTTTAAAACGGGATTACCTGTTTCAAAAATGATCGCCGATGCATTCCCCACCACCCTCAAACTTGCACTTTCTGCATACCTTGTGGCGATTATCCTTGGAGTTTCAGTTGGTATCATCTCGGCTGTTAAGCAATATTCGTTTTTCGATCACTCTATGATGATAGTTGCACTCGCTGGCATAAGTGCGCCTGTTTTCTGGGTAGCAGTTATTGCGCAGTTGATCTTTGGTCTCAAATTAGGTTGGTTCCCCATATCTGGTTATTACAGTGTGAAACACATGATATTGCCTGCTATTGTTCTTGGGACAAGGTTCGCGGCATCAATTGCACGCTATACAAGAAGTGCCCTATTAGATGTTATTCGGCAAGATTATATCAGAACTGCTCGAGCAAAGGGGTTGAGCGAAAGAGCGGTGATATTCATTCATGCTCTGAAAAACGCGATGATACCGGTTGTTACAATACTTGGTATGCAATTGAGTGGTTTATTGACAGGATCCATACTCACCGAAAGTGTCTTTGCGATACCTGGTCTTGGAAGGCTTTCTGTTTGGGCTTTGTCGGAAAGGGATTATCCACTTGTGCAAGGAGTAGTGTTGTTCACGGCAGTTATTTATATACTTGGCAATCTCATTGTCGATATCTCCTATGCATTCTTGAATCCAAGGATTCGCCTACAGTAG
- a CDS encoding ABC transporter substrate-binding protein codes for MRKFLLIFALLVTTVFVFAQTPKKGGVLYDYWTADRMIFDPQEDTYLQTYAMARLLFSTLVRYKGETLELEPELLVKMPEVSQDGLVYTFELKKGIKFHDGKTELTSDDVKFTIERMLSPKGRGASKWLFEPILGAAAFMKGESTSLEGFKKIDNYKFQIILEKPYAPFLQNLAVPAASIFSEKLVMAAGDSWKLKPVGTGPFRLKSHTPNTEIVFERNPYYFEAGLPYLDGVVYRIIPDSTVALMEFEAGTLDVVTIPVLEYERIKKTGKYNIIEKEALNTYYFIMNLSDPKWSNPLLRKAMALAINKQEMAQSLYGPRATVAKSFVTPGIPGAYQLGEGPAYDYNPEEAKKIVAQLGNIGKVTAWQSGGDTLSDANIIIQAMAKEVGIDLEIIPVERAAYRQARNEGKIPATYANWWADIPDPDNYIGVFFGKGNQMSSGYNNKEIQEMIEKARIEVDPQKREQMYKQIEYKIIREDIAVIPLFHLKYLLATQKNVHGVIAHPTGITLYLYAYKQ; via the coding sequence ATGAGAAAATTTCTGTTGATTTTCGCGTTACTCGTAACAACGGTTTTTGTTTTCGCACAGACTCCGAAAAAAGGTGGCGTGTTGTACGATTACTGGACGGCAGATCGTATGATCTTTGATCCACAGGAAGATACCTACCTGCAAACATATGCGATGGCTCGCTTACTCTTCAGTACGTTGGTCAGGTACAAGGGTGAAACACTTGAACTTGAACCAGAGTTGCTTGTAAAGATGCCAGAGGTTTCACAAGATGGTCTTGTCTACACATTTGAATTGAAAAAAGGAATCAAATTTCACGATGGAAAGACCGAACTCACAAGCGATGACGTCAAATTCACAATCGAGAGGATGCTCAGTCCAAAAGGTAGAGGCGCAAGTAAATGGCTCTTTGAACCAATACTTGGTGCTGCTGCATTTATGAAAGGTGAATCGACATCTCTTGAAGGTTTTAAGAAAATCGATAACTACAAATTTCAAATCATACTTGAAAAACCTTATGCCCCATTTTTACAGAATCTTGCCGTTCCAGCGGCGAGCATATTCTCTGAAAAACTTGTAATGGCTGCAGGGGACAGTTGGAAACTTAAACCAGTTGGAACAGGACCATTCAGATTGAAATCGCACACTCCTAATACAGAGATTGTCTTTGAAAGAAATCCATATTATTTTGAAGCAGGTTTACCTTACTTAGACGGTGTAGTTTACAGAATCATACCAGATTCAACGGTAGCACTGATGGAATTTGAAGCAGGTACCTTGGATGTTGTAACTATACCTGTACTCGAGTATGAAAGGATAAAGAAAACCGGAAAATACAACATCATCGAAAAAGAAGCCCTCAATACTTATTACTTTATTATGAATCTGAGCGATCCAAAGTGGTCAAATCCATTACTTAGAAAAGCAATGGCACTTGCAATTAACAAACAAGAAATGGCTCAATCGCTCTATGGGCCACGCGCAACCGTTGCAAAGAGTTTTGTTACACCCGGTATACCTGGAGCGTATCAACTTGGAGAAGGACCTGCGTATGATTACAATCCTGAAGAGGCCAAAAAAATCGTTGCACAGCTCGGAAATATAGGCAAGGTAACGGCGTGGCAATCTGGTGGAGATACATTGAGTGATGCCAACATAATCATTCAAGCAATGGCAAAGGAAGTTGGAATCGATCTTGAAATAATACCTGTAGAAAGAGCTGCTTATCGCCAAGCAAGGAATGAAGGAAAGATACCGGCAACATATGCCAACTGGTGGGCTGATATTCCAGATCCAGATAATTACATAGGAGTTTTCTTTGGAAAGGGTAATCAAATGTCTTCTGGTTATAACAATAAAGAAATTCAAGAGATGATAGAAAAGGCACGCATAGAAGTAGATCCTCAAAAAAGAGAACAGATGTACAAACAAATTGAATACAAAATAATCAGAGAAGATATTGCTGTGATACCTCTGTTCCATTTGAAGTACTTACTCGCCACACAGAAAAATGTACATGGGGTCATTGCTCATCCAACTGGTATAACTCTGTATTTATATGCTTATAAACAATGA
- a CDS encoding C40 family peptidase, with amino-acid sequence MIKKSILLFLFTAIFVFGSDGTMELLERANQAISNFKTVEKIDTRETVFAIRVDILDSKITLIGEMSDIDLKDKLISELNGILKVPIEDRITILPQSSLGEKIFAVVKIPVANLMDGPRKTSQKNAVTQARMGEIVKLLKQNGDWYLVQMEDSYLGWIDGQNLWIIDSAALSEYLSNRFALVISKFANIYSEMNKTQLQGKIVQGTALPCLKIDDQWALVQLPGRERVYIETSDLEVFNSRKEVFSSKKDADYIISVAKQHLGLPYLWAGTTSLGFDCSGFTQFCFKMAGYFLRRDADMQFEQGEVVENRNDLQPGDLVFFQTYKPGPSHVGIYIGDMKYIHSGSNGVAINSFDPASPDYSQSLDQKYIGARRILSRW; translated from the coding sequence ATGATTAAAAAATCAATTCTCTTGTTTTTATTCACAGCAATATTCGTTTTTGGGAGTGATGGAACAATGGAGTTATTAGAAAGGGCAAATCAAGCAATATCAAATTTCAAAACTGTAGAAAAAATTGACACACGAGAAACAGTTTTTGCTATTCGAGTTGATATTTTAGATTCAAAAATAACCTTGATTGGTGAAATGAGCGATATCGATTTGAAAGATAAACTCATTTCAGAACTGAATGGTATTCTGAAAGTACCCATAGAAGACAGAATAACAATTCTCCCACAAAGTTCTCTTGGCGAGAAAATCTTTGCCGTGGTGAAAATTCCAGTGGCAAATCTGATGGATGGTCCAAGAAAGACATCGCAAAAGAATGCCGTAACACAAGCGAGAATGGGTGAAATAGTAAAGCTTTTAAAGCAAAATGGCGATTGGTATCTTGTTCAAATGGAAGATTCATATCTTGGTTGGATCGATGGTCAAAACTTGTGGATTATAGACAGTGCAGCTTTAAGTGAGTATCTTTCTAACAGATTTGCTCTGGTGATAAGCAAATTCGCCAACATCTACAGTGAAATGAACAAGACACAGTTACAGGGGAAGATTGTACAAGGCACGGCTCTACCATGTTTGAAAATCGATGACCAATGGGCGCTGGTGCAATTGCCTGGGAGAGAAAGGGTTTATATAGAAACTTCAGATCTTGAAGTTTTCAATTCGCGCAAAGAAGTTTTCTCATCTAAGAAAGACGCTGACTACATTATAAGTGTTGCTAAACAACATCTTGGTTTACCCTATCTGTGGGCTGGTACTACGTCTCTTGGTTTTGATTGTTCGGGCTTTACCCAGTTTTGTTTCAAGATGGCTGGATATTTTTTGAGAAGGGACGCAGACATGCAATTTGAACAAGGTGAAGTAGTTGAAAACAGAAATGACTTGCAGCCAGGAGATCTGGTGTTCTTTCAGACATATAAACCAGGCCCATCGCACGTGGGCATATACATAGGTGATATGAAATACATACATTCAGGAAGCAACGGCGTGGCGATCAACAGTTTTGATCCAGCCAGTCCTGATTACTCACAGAGCCTTGATCAAAAATACATAGGTGCTCGAAGAATACTCTCGCGGTGGTGA
- a CDS encoding FMN-binding protein, with translation MFKKLFIYTIYGIVVVGALFLIAANSTPKIYRDGTFQAASQADRYGYAWVLVTLKDGKIVDVKIKEFDGLGVEKLYNVYGLRFPMLEEMHKQMAKNFVEKNSWEVDVFTGATSSSKKIIEAVKFALERAKNESASSRYFDGTFMGKSDSTNYGWGLAWVTIENDKIVNVILEEVTPQLKDGKPVYDEANRQMFTLKTSDYPYFPYHEAKQEFAKRIVEKQSYQIDAYTGATVSSNQWAKAVERALESARTRED, from the coding sequence GTGTTTAAGAAGTTGTTCATTTATACCATTTATGGTATCGTTGTCGTTGGCGCTCTTTTTCTGATTGCTGCCAATAGCACACCGAAAATCTACAGAGATGGAACATTTCAAGCAGCTTCTCAAGCAGATCGTTATGGTTATGCGTGGGTTTTGGTTACTCTGAAAGATGGGAAGATAGTTGATGTTAAAATCAAAGAATTCGATGGTCTTGGTGTAGAGAAACTTTATAACGTTTATGGTTTGAGATTTCCTATGCTTGAAGAGATGCACAAACAGATGGCAAAAAATTTCGTGGAAAAGAATTCCTGGGAAGTTGACGTTTTTACCGGTGCAACCAGTTCATCGAAAAAAATAATAGAAGCAGTCAAATTCGCACTTGAAAGGGCAAAGAATGAATCTGCCTCATCAAGATATTTCGATGGTACTTTTATGGGGAAATCAGATTCGACAAATTACGGTTGGGGGTTAGCCTGGGTAACTATAGAAAACGACAAAATAGTCAATGTGATTCTTGAAGAAGTCACTCCACAGTTAAAAGATGGAAAACCAGTTTATGATGAAGCCAACAGGCAAATGTTCACACTTAAAACATCTGACTATCCATATTTTCCATACCACGAAGCCAAACAAGAATTTGCCAAGAGAATCGTGGAAAAACAAAGCTATCAAATTGACGCTTACACAGGCGCAACAGTGAGTTCCAACCAATGGGCCAAGGCAGTTGAGAGGGCTCTTGAATCTGCAAGAACAAGAGAAGATTAA